The genomic window TGCGTGTCTGGACCGACGGCAGCGCCGGCCCCCAGGAAGCGCTGGACAAGGCCGTCGAGATTCTGCGTGATGAACTGAGCGTCTTCGGCAATGTCGAGCCCATGCCTGCTCTGGAAAGCAGCTACGCCGCTGCGACCCCGGCTGCAGTCTACGACCCGGCGACGGCCACCCTGCCCGCCAGCGTCTACGACAGCCCCCGCCAGCCGGACCTGGGCAGCCTGAGCATCAATCCGCAGCCCTTTCCCACCGACCAGGACACCCCCCGCGTGACCCTGGAAGGCCTGGGGCTGACCACCCGCGTGCTGCACTCCCTCAAGGAAGAAGGCATCGACTCGGTGGACGCGCTGTGTGCCCTCTCCGACCGTGACCTGAAAAAGGTGCCCGGCATCGGCGAGCGCAGCCTGGACGAAATCAAGCAGCAACTGGCCCAGTTCGGCCTGGCGCTGCGCGACTGAGCCTTCACGATTGACGCTCCACGCGAGCTGACCTTCCCCCACTTTCACCGGCCCCCGCAGGGCCGCCGAACCAAGGAGAACCACCATGCGTCACGGTAAAGCCGGTCGCAAGCTCAACCGCAACAGCAGTGCCCGCGTCGCCCTGGCCCGTGCCCAGGCGACCGCCCTGCTGCGCGAGGGCCGCATCCAGACGACCCTCACCAAGGCCAAGGAGCTGCGCCCTTTCGTCGAGCAACTGATCACCACCGCCAAGGGCGGCGACCTCCACTCGCGCCGCCTCGTCGCCCAGGACATCCACGACAAGGACGTCGTGCGTAAGGTCATGGACGAAGTGGCCCCCAAGTACGCCGAGCGTCCCGGTGGCTACACCCGCATCCTGCGCGTGGGCACCCGCCGCGGTGACGGCGTCACGATGGCCCTCATCGAACTGGTCTGAGCTTCAGACCCAGTGCTCTCCCCTGCTGCGGCGGGGGAGTTTTTTATGATGTAAAAGGGGCGCCTTTTCTTTTAGCGAAGAAAGGCGCCCCTGTGCTTTAGAGCATCGGCAAGGCGGGCAGCACGTCAAAACCTTCGGGCACGAAGAGGCTCCCCTCCGTGACGCCCTGATCGGCCATGCCACGCAGACGGTTTTCCAGTTCTGAACCGCCGATTTCGCCGTTCAGGAAGGCCCGGTGTGCGGCAATGACCTCACGCACCTGCTCGGGCGACTCGTGGACGAATTCGAGGCGGAAGTCGCGCAGGCCGGCGTCCAGCCAGTCGGGCAGGTGCGCTCCGGCAACCTGCGGGCGGCCCTCGAACACCGTGTTGCGGCAACCCACGTCGGCCATCACTGGGTGCTGCACGCCGCGTTCGTCCTTCAGGGCCACCCGGTGTGACTCG from Deinococcus radiodurans R1 = ATCC 13939 = DSM 20539 includes these protein-coding regions:
- the rplQ gene encoding 50S ribosomal protein L17, which gives rise to MRHGKAGRKLNRNSSARVALARAQATALLREGRIQTTLTKAKELRPFVEQLITTAKGGDLHSRRLVAQDIHDKDVVRKVMDEVAPKYAERPGGYTRILRVGTRRGDGVTMALIELV